The Desulfomicrobium orale DSM 12838 genome includes a window with the following:
- a CDS encoding IS5 family transposase (programmed frameshift): MSQLFYLSAEQLERIKPFFPLSHGIPRVDDLKVISGIIYVIKHGLQWKDAPPEYGPYKTLYNRFLRWSQMGVFNNIFTELAKTAGKDGRLMIDATHLKAHRTAASLLKKGLFSRCIGRTKGGLNSKLHAVCDGHGRPLAMTLTEGQVSDCKGSALLMDALPEARELLTDRGYDTDWFRDALLTRGITPCIPPKKNRKSPSSYDKDLYKQRHKIEIMFGRIKDWRRIAMRYDRCAHTFFSALSLATSIIFYLN; encoded by the exons ATGAGCCAACTTTTCTACCTTTCCGCCGAACAACTGGAGCGTATCAAGCCTTTCTTTCCACTTTCACACGGCATTCCACGCGTCGATGACCTGAAAGTCATAAGCGGCATCATTTATGTCATCAAACATGGCCTGCAATGGAAAGATGCACCGCCTGAGTATGGCCCTTATAAAACGCTGTACAATCGTTTTCTGCGCTGGAGCCAGATGGGCGTCTTCAACAATATTTTTACCGAGCTGGCAAAAACAGCCGGAAAAGACGGACGATTGATGATCGATGCGACCCACCTCAAAGCCCATCGTACCGCAGCAAGTCTGCTCAAAAAAGGGCTCT TTTCCCGCTGTATCGGACGCACAAAGGGCGGTCTGAACTCAAAACTCCATGCTGTTTGCGACGGTCACGGCAGGCCTCTGGCCATGACGCTCACAGAAGGCCAGGTGAGCGACTGCAAAGGATCCGCCCTGCTTATGGATGCTTTGCCTGAGGCCAGGGAGCTTCTGACGGACCGCGGTTACGACACCGACTGGTTCCGTGACGCCCTGCTCACCAGAGGCATTACGCCTTGCATCCCTCCCAAAAAGAACCGAAAGAGCCCCAGCTCTTACGACAAAGATCTGTATAAACAGCGGCATAAGATTGAGATCATGTTTGGCAGAATCAAGGATTGGCGTAGAATAGCCATGCGTTATGACCGCTGTGCACATACTTTCTTTTCAGCTCTGAGCCTCGCCACTTCCATCATATTCTATCTCAATTAA
- a CDS encoding extracellular solute-binding protein encodes MIKPLLDEFSKQTGVQYKLLTGEGPALLEWLKAEGRNSPADVLLTVDVGNLVAAKQAGVLQAVKSSALNENIKESYRDAEGFWYGLSARARVIFYDPKRVKPEQIATYEALADPELGKVVCVRSSSNIYNQSLVAALIAHHGVEQVDRWIKGFVNNFARKPQDNDTAQIKAVASGECAVAVANSYYYARMLASGKPGDKDVTDKVAVLWPNQGDRGAHMNLSGAGVTASARNVEGAVKLLEFLSGEKAQEIYARENNEYPVNPKVKVTGPVAEMGEFKADNLNLSEIEKYNAEAVRAMDRGGWN; translated from the coding sequence CTGATCAAGCCGCTTCTTGACGAGTTCTCCAAACAGACCGGAGTGCAGTACAAGCTGCTGACGGGCGAGGGCCCGGCCCTGCTGGAGTGGCTCAAGGCCGAAGGACGAAACAGCCCGGCCGACGTGCTGCTGACCGTGGACGTGGGTAATCTCGTGGCGGCCAAACAGGCCGGAGTCCTGCAGGCGGTCAAGTCTTCCGCGCTCAACGAAAACATCAAGGAATCCTACCGTGACGCCGAAGGATTCTGGTATGGACTGTCCGCCAGGGCGCGGGTCATCTTTTACGATCCGAAACGCGTCAAACCCGAACAGATCGCCACTTACGAGGCCCTGGCCGATCCGGAACTGGGCAAGGTGGTCTGCGTGCGCAGCTCCTCCAACATCTATAATCAATCTCTGGTGGCGGCCTTGATCGCCCATCACGGAGTGGAGCAGGTGGACCGCTGGATCAAGGGCTTCGTCAACAATTTCGCCCGCAAGCCTCAGGACAACGACACCGCCCAGATAAAAGCCGTGGCCTCGGGCGAATGCGCGGTGGCCGTGGCCAATTCCTACTACTACGCCCGGATGCTGGCCTCGGGCAAACCCGGAGACAAGGACGTAACGGACAAGGTGGCCGTGCTGTGGCCCAATCAGGGCGACCGCGGTGCACACATGAACCTGAGCGGGGCCGGGGTGACGGCCAGCGCGCGCAATGTCGAGGGAGCGGTCAAACTGCTGGAGTTTCTTTCCGGTGAAAAGGCGCAGGAGATCTACGCCCGCGAAAACAATGAATACCCGGTCAATCCCAAGGTCAAGGTCACGGGGCCGGTGGCGGAGATGGGCGAATTCAAGGCCGACAACCTGAATCTGTCCGAGATCGAGAAATACAACGCCGAAGCCGTACGGGCCATGGACCGCGGCGGCTGGAACTAG
- a CDS encoding TonB-dependent receptor — protein MSYHRSAGQKHPKHVLNQTRRGIAALALCLTLAVPGGTLAEDTATEEKENYLLPAVIVTAGKRATDVQKTPSSISVLTSEKLEDAKVDTIERVMQRVPNLNLSPFIGGASLMSFRGVTTSPGTSTSPIVMYVDGVPVDTYFNLDAPLMNVERVEVLRGPQSAIYGKNAMGGVINVISRKPDNEWHGGIQTEYGSYETFKVGGTISGPIVEDKLFFSISGRHDTFDGFMEHDDTSDGNKERVERLKGQLRLTPTEDTEFNFHINYTARRDGYSNAVWSDSPTLDSPLNDDDYLDSDILNMALTASVNFEPLTLESITTFRSEFLDYACDMAFVYNPLRLNPLGAHAEYFDTGRKNDRKEFTQELRIKSPDGTDGVTWMAGLFGGYTDMHIRSVYSDGKIDNYPIPMLGVTTAVMYQNQPSREYTQDYAAFGELSVPLTSKLRAVGALRGQYTHKKINIRNDSTMSLPAFGISQQLAKVAKTHDDSWLELLPKFNLSYQFTDDFMMYAGVNRSFIPGGFNNVSATGIDMKYDSQIAWNYELGTKTEWFDKKLQLNAALFYSTFDDLQVFKYDAASRQYLSSNAGSAKSYGFEVDALARLLPGLDAEVGFGYTNAEFDDYVHKGEDYSGNKVPYTPDYTASFALQYRHEAGIFARSEVLQTGSLYWTEDNEHQRSDVTLLNARIGYEYEDFGVYLYGNNLTNRKYFSYYTPVTNIGMMARPREVGVQVQYTF, from the coding sequence ATGTCGTACCACAGATCCGCGGGGCAGAAACATCCAAAGCATGTGCTTAACCAAACCCGCCGGGGCATTGCGGCCCTAGCCCTTTGCCTGACCCTAGCCGTTCCGGGTGGAACGCTGGCCGAAGACACGGCCACTGAGGAAAAAGAAAACTACCTGCTCCCGGCCGTTATTGTCACAGCTGGCAAACGGGCTACGGATGTGCAGAAAACGCCTTCTTCCATCTCAGTCCTCACAAGCGAGAAGCTTGAAGACGCCAAGGTGGACACCATCGAACGCGTCATGCAGCGGGTTCCCAACCTGAACCTCAGCCCCTTTATCGGCGGTGCGAGCCTGATGTCCTTCCGCGGGGTGACCACATCACCCGGCACGTCCACGAGCCCCATTGTCATGTATGTGGACGGCGTGCCGGTGGATACGTACTTCAATCTGGACGCACCGCTCATGAACGTTGAACGCGTGGAGGTTCTGCGAGGCCCCCAAAGCGCCATCTACGGCAAAAACGCCATGGGAGGCGTCATCAACGTCATCTCTCGCAAGCCGGACAATGAATGGCATGGCGGCATACAGACCGAGTACGGCTCCTATGAGACTTTCAAGGTCGGCGGAACCATCAGCGGCCCCATTGTTGAAGACAAGCTTTTTTTCTCGATTTCAGGCCGACACGACACCTTTGACGGCTTCATGGAACACGACGATACGTCCGACGGCAACAAGGAGCGTGTAGAACGACTCAAAGGGCAATTGCGCCTTACTCCTACCGAGGACACGGAATTCAACTTCCACATAAACTACACAGCCCGCCGCGACGGCTACTCCAATGCCGTTTGGAGCGACAGCCCCACGCTGGACTCTCCGCTCAATGACGACGACTATCTTGATTCCGACATTCTTAATATGGCTCTCACAGCATCTGTGAACTTTGAGCCCCTTACCCTGGAATCCATCACGACCTTCCGCAGCGAGTTTCTGGACTACGCCTGCGACATGGCGTTTGTGTACAATCCATTGAGGCTGAATCCTCTGGGAGCCCACGCAGAGTATTTCGATACCGGCCGCAAGAACGATCGCAAGGAATTCACGCAGGAGTTGCGCATCAAATCCCCGGACGGCACCGACGGCGTAACCTGGATGGCCGGACTGTTCGGCGGCTATACCGACATGCACATCCGCAGCGTATACAGCGACGGCAAAATTGATAACTATCCTATTCCCATGCTTGGGGTCACTACTGCCGTCATGTACCAGAATCAGCCCAGCCGCGAATACACGCAGGATTATGCCGCCTTCGGCGAACTGAGCGTTCCCCTGACCTCGAAACTGCGAGCCGTCGGAGCTTTACGCGGCCAGTATACGCACAAGAAAATCAACATCCGCAACGATTCCACCATGAGCCTTCCGGCCTTCGGCATCTCGCAGCAACTGGCGAAAGTCGCCAAAACACATGACGATTCCTGGCTGGAGCTTCTACCCAAATTTAATCTCAGCTATCAGTTTACCGACGATTTCATGATGTATGCGGGGGTTAACCGCAGCTTCATTCCCGGCGGCTTCAACAACGTAAGCGCCACCGGTATCGACATGAAATACGATTCCCAGATCGCCTGGAACTATGAACTCGGCACAAAAACAGAATGGTTCGACAAAAAACTCCAGCTTAACGCGGCCCTTTTCTATTCTACCTTTGATGACCTCCAGGTCTTCAAATACGACGCTGCTTCGCGCCAGTATCTGAGCAGCAACGCCGGCTCCGCCAAGAGCTACGGTTTCGAGGTGGATGCCTTGGCGCGTCTTCTGCCTGGTCTAGATGCCGAAGTCGGCTTCGGTTACACCAATGCCGAATTTGACGACTATGTCCATAAAGGTGAGGACTATTCCGGTAACAAAGTTCCTTACACACCCGACTATACAGCCTCGTTCGCCCTTCAGTATCGTCACGAAGCAGGTATTTTCGCCCGCAGCGAAGTACTGCAGACAGGCTCTCTCTACTGGACCGAAGACAACGAACATCAGCGCAGCGACGTCACCCTTCTTAACGCCCGCATCGGCTACGAATATGAAGACTTCGGCGTCTATCTTTACGGTAACAATCTTACCAACCGGAAGTATTTCTCCTACTACACCCCCGTAACCAATATCGGCATGATGGCCCGTCCTCGTGAAGTAGGCGTGCAGGTGCAGTACACTTTCTGA
- a CDS encoding helix-turn-helix domain-containing protein yields MNMCTEQVSKYFSQGKGLTYRRDKDGAAGVVPERSQPFPDVFLEVLPHNILKNELQVRFATEIPLSQARFLVFSLCLAGLVTTYIESDPPDVVAQGQNQLAVYHYSTVRGESVFQRGELSMVNICISFETLERLCGKNPAQPWLLRTSDRKKLHIIQVVTAPLLLLEVGRRLILPPVKGQAKDMYRRGACLEFLALALESLQKLSGAVAPMLLSQQDVAQLTLVKHQLESSFEQPPSLQELSKMFTLNEYKLKKGFKQLFGMTVSGYVQFCRVNHAFKRFLDGESNVSQCSWEAGYTNVSHFIKAFRKHYGCTPGKFILRQKDIITRLSMSG; encoded by the coding sequence ATGAATATGTGCACGGAACAGGTTTCCAAGTACTTTTCCCAGGGAAAAGGCCTGACCTACCGCCGGGACAAAGATGGCGCAGCTGGCGTTGTTCCCGAAAGAAGCCAGCCGTTTCCGGACGTTTTTCTTGAGGTATTGCCACATAACATTTTAAAAAATGAATTACAGGTACGGTTCGCCACGGAGATACCTTTAAGTCAGGCGCGGTTCCTTGTTTTTTCATTGTGCTTGGCCGGTCTGGTCACGACATACATTGAATCGGACCCGCCGGATGTGGTCGCCCAAGGGCAAAATCAGCTCGCGGTATACCACTATTCCACTGTGCGGGGAGAGTCCGTCTTTCAGCGAGGCGAACTCTCGATGGTCAACATCTGCATAAGCTTTGAAACGCTGGAGCGCCTGTGCGGCAAAAATCCGGCGCAGCCTTGGTTGCTCAGAACGTCTGACCGCAAGAAGCTGCACATTATTCAGGTGGTGACGGCTCCGCTGCTGTTGCTGGAGGTTGGCAGGCGGCTGATCCTGCCGCCTGTCAAAGGGCAGGCAAAAGACATGTACAGGCGGGGAGCATGCCTTGAATTTCTTGCCCTTGCGCTTGAATCTCTGCAAAAGCTGTCCGGTGCGGTAGCGCCGATGCTTCTTAGTCAGCAGGATGTGGCGCAGCTGACCCTTGTTAAGCACCAGCTTGAGAGCTCTTTTGAGCAGCCGCCGTCATTGCAGGAGTTGAGCAAGATGTTCACCCTCAATGAGTACAAGCTGAAAAAGGGATTTAAGCAGCTTTTCGGTATGACCGTCAGCGGGTACGTGCAGTTTTGTCGCGTCAATCATGCTTTCAAGCGCTTTCTGGATGGCGAATCCAACGTCAGCCAGTGCTCATGGGAGGCGGGTTATACCAATGTGAGCCATTTCATCAAGGCGTTCCGCAAGCACTACGGCTGCACGCCCGGCAAATTTATTCTTAGGCAGAAAGACATTATTACCCGTCTCAGCATGTCAGGGTAG